A single genomic interval of Streptococcus oralis subsp. dentisani harbors:
- a CDS encoding 8-oxo-dGTP diphosphatase gives MNRRETVEFVNMCMIKNGDKVLVQDRVSPDWPGITFPGGHVERGESFTEAVIREVKEETGLTISKPQLCGIKDWYDDGDYRYVVLFYKTEHFTGELQSSDEGTVWWEEFENLSHLKLATEDMSDMLRVFLEDDLSEFFYYKDGDDWLYELK, from the coding sequence ATGAACAGACGCGAAACAGTCGAATTTGTCAACATGTGCATGATTAAAAACGGAGATAAGGTTCTGGTTCAAGATCGAGTTAGTCCCGACTGGCCCGGTATTACCTTTCCCGGTGGTCATGTAGAGCGTGGGGAATCTTTTACCGAGGCAGTTATCAGAGAAGTCAAAGAAGAAACTGGACTGACCATATCCAAACCTCAACTTTGTGGTATCAAAGACTGGTACGATGACGGGGATTATCGGTATGTCGTCCTTTTTTACAAGACAGAACACTTTACTGGTGAACTCCAATCTTCAGATGAAGGTACTGTTTGGTGGGAAGAATTTGAAAATCTGTCTCATCTGAAACTTGCAACTGAGGATATGTCAGACATGCTGCGTGTTTTTTTAGAAGACGATCTCAGTGAATTCTTTTACTACAAAGACGGTGACGACTGGCTTTATGAGTTAAAATAA
- a CDS encoding DUF1697 domain-containing protein — MEHIILLRGITPNGKNAIPKMSYLIDILTEAGFQHVRTYIQSGNIILESDLDLEEIRERVHTLIKEKIGADLKMVIKNKNDFEKIVHENPFREDYLHDRVHVILYQGFIQSLPLENLKADYGEEEICVGDHCLYLYLPRTAKRKKLNTNYLEKLFGVDLTMRKLNVVEKLLTK, encoded by the coding sequence TTGGAACATATTATTTTACTGAGAGGCATTACTCCTAATGGAAAAAATGCTATCCCGAAAATGTCTTATTTGATAGATATTTTAACAGAAGCTGGGTTTCAGCACGTTCGAACCTATATTCAAAGTGGGAATATCATTCTTGAAAGTGACTTAGATTTAGAAGAAATACGAGAACGTGTTCATACTCTGATAAAGGAAAAAATTGGGGCCGACTTAAAAATGGTTATCAAGAATAAGAATGATTTTGAAAAGATTGTTCATGAGAATCCGTTTAGAGAAGACTATCTTCATGATCGTGTGCATGTGATCCTTTATCAGGGATTTATCCAAAGTCTGCCATTAGAAAATTTGAAAGCTGACTACGGTGAGGAAGAAATTTGTGTAGGCGATCACTGTCTCTACCTCTATCTCCCTAGAACTGCAAAACGAAAAAAGCTCAATACCAACTATCTTGAAAAACTGTTTGGCGTGGATCTGACCATGAGAAAGCTAAATGTAGTGGAAAAGTTACTAACAAAATAG
- a CDS encoding GNAT family N-acetyltransferase, producing the protein MKAIGTQILQTERLILRRFVENDAEAMFQNWASSAENLTYLTWDPHPDVEVTRNSIRNWVASYANLHYFKWAICLKEDPEHVIGDISIVEIDENDSYCEIGYVLGKNYWGRGMMTEALKAVLDFCFTQAGFQKVRARYASLNPASGRVMEKAGMSYLKTITNGVERKDYVADLIYYQIKKD; encoded by the coding sequence ATGAAAGCAATCGGTACGCAAATATTACAGACAGAACGTTTGATTTTGAGAAGATTTGTGGAGAATGATGCGGAAGCCATGTTTCAAAATTGGGCTTCATCTGCTGAGAATCTGACCTATCTTACCTGGGATCCCCATCCTGATGTAGAGGTGACTCGGAATTCGATTCGAAATTGGGTTGCCTCCTATGCCAATCTCCACTATTTCAAATGGGCCATTTGTCTCAAAGAAGATCCTGAGCATGTGATAGGAGATATCAGTATCGTTGAAATAGATGAGAATGATTCTTATTGTGAAATTGGGTATGTTTTAGGAAAAAACTATTGGGGCCGAGGTATGATGACAGAGGCCTTGAAAGCTGTGTTAGACTTTTGTTTTACTCAAGCAGGTTTTCAAAAAGTCAGAGCACGATATGCCAGTCTCAACCCAGCTTCAGGCCGTGTGATGGAAAAAGCGGGAATGTCTTATCTAAAAACCATTACCAATGGTGTGGAGAGAAAAGACTACGTTGCGGACCTTATTTATTATCAGATTAAAAAGGACTAA
- a CDS encoding branched-chain amino acid ABC transporter permease, with translation MLQQLVNGLILGSVYALLALGYTMVYGIIKLINFAHGDIYMMGAFIGYFLINSFQMNFFLALIISMVGTALLGVVIEFLAYRPLRHSTRIAVLITAIGVSFLLEYGMVYLVGANTRAFPQAIQTIRFDFGPISLTNVQLMILAVSVLLMVLLQLIVQKTKMGKAMRAVSVDSDAAQLMGINVNRTISFTFALGSALAGAAGVLIALYYNSLEPLMGVTPGLKSFVAAVLGGIGIIPGAALGGFVIGLLETFATAFGMSDFRDAIVYGILLLILIVRPAGILGKNVKEKV, from the coding sequence ATGCTCCAACAACTTGTGAATGGTCTAATTCTGGGTAGTGTTTATGCACTTTTGGCTCTGGGTTATACCATGGTTTATGGAATTATCAAACTCATCAACTTCGCCCACGGTGATATTTATATGATGGGAGCCTTTATTGGTTACTTTTTGATTAATTCTTTCCAAATGAATTTCTTTTTAGCTTTGATTATTTCAATGGTAGGAACCGCACTACTTGGTGTTGTGATTGAATTTCTTGCCTACCGTCCTTTGCGACACTCTACACGTATTGCTGTATTGATTACTGCCATCGGAGTTTCCTTCTTACTGGAATACGGGATGGTTTATCTAGTAGGCGCCAATACTCGTGCTTTCCCTCAAGCCATTCAAACAATCCGCTTTGATTTTGGGCCAATTAGTTTGACAAATGTTCAATTGATGATTTTAGCAGTTTCTGTACTGTTGATGGTTTTATTGCAATTGATCGTCCAAAAAACAAAAATGGGGAAAGCGATGCGTGCTGTATCAGTTGATAGTGACGCAGCTCAATTGATGGGAATCAACGTAAACCGTACTATCAGCTTTACCTTTGCCTTGGGTTCAGCCCTTGCTGGAGCAGCAGGTGTCCTCATTGCCCTTTATTACAACTCTCTTGAACCTTTGATGGGTGTGACTCCAGGTCTGAAATCTTTCGTTGCGGCCGTACTTGGTGGTATCGGGATTATTCCTGGTGCAGCCCTAGGTGGATTTGTGATTGGCTTGTTGGAAACTTTTGCAACTGCCTTTGGTATGTCTGATTTCCGTGATGCCATCGTATATGGAATCTTGCTTTTGATTCTGATTGTTCGTCCAGCAGGTATCCTTGGTAAGAATGTGAAAGAGAAGGTGTAA
- a CDS encoding NAD(P)/FAD-dependent oxidoreductase: MKHFDTIVIGGGPAGMMATISSSFYGQKTLLIEKNRKLGKKLAGTGGGRCNVTNNGTLDDLLAGIPGNGRFLYSVFSQFNNHDIINFFTENGVKLKVEDHGRVFPASDKSQTIIEALEKKITELSGQVATQTEIVSVKKVDNQFVLKSADQTFTCDKLIVTTGGKSYPSTGSTGFGHEIARHFKHTITELEAAESPLLTDLPHKALQGISLDDVALSYGKHVITHDLLFTHFGLSGPAALRMSSFVKGGEVISLDVLPQMSQQDLANFLEEHREKSLKNALKTLLPERLAEFLVQGYPEKVKQLTEKEREQLLQSIKALKIPVIGKMSLAKSFVTKGGVSLKEINPKTLESKLVPGLHFAGEVLDINAHTGGFNITSALCTGWVAGSNPINTK, from the coding sequence ATGAAACATTTTGATACTATTGTTATCGGTGGAGGACCTGCTGGCATGATGGCTACGATTTCTAGTAGCTTTTATGGTCAGAAAACTCTTCTCATCGAAAAAAATCGGAAACTGGGAAAAAAATTAGCTGGAACTGGTGGTGGTCGTTGTAATGTAACCAACAATGGAACTCTAGACGACCTACTGGCTGGCATCCCTGGGAATGGGCGCTTTCTATATAGTGTCTTCTCTCAGTTTAATAACCATGATATCATCAACTTTTTTACGGAAAATGGAGTCAAACTTAAGGTCGAGGACCACGGACGCGTCTTTCCTGCTAGCGACAAGTCTCAGACCATTATCGAAGCTTTGGAGAAGAAAATCACTGAACTCAGTGGTCAAGTCGCTACCCAAACAGAGATTGTTTCGGTTAAAAAGGTGGATAACCAGTTTGTCCTCAAGTCCGCAGACCAAACCTTCACTTGTGATAAACTGATTGTCACAACTGGTGGTAAATCTTATCCTTCTACAGGCTCGACTGGTTTTGGTCATGAGATTGCCCGTCATTTTAAACATACGATTACCGAGCTTGAAGCCGCTGAAAGTCCATTGTTGACAGATCTTCCTCACAAAGCGCTTCAGGGGATTTCGCTGGACGATGTGGCCTTAAGTTATGGCAAGCATGTCATCACTCATGATCTGCTCTTTACCCACTTTGGTTTATCTGGCCCTGCTGCCCTGCGCATGTCTAGTTTTGTCAAAGGTGGGGAGGTTATTTCACTGGATGTTTTGCCTCAAATGAGTCAGCAGGATTTGGCAAACTTTTTAGAAGAACATCGGGAAAAATCTTTAAAAAATGCTTTAAAAACCTTGCTTCCAGAACGCTTGGCAGAATTTTTGGTTCAAGGCTATCCTGAAAAAGTCAAACAGCTAACTGAAAAAGAACGGGAACAACTTCTCCAGTCCATCAAAGCACTCAAAATCCCTGTGATTGGAAAAATGTCTCTTGCCAAGTCCTTTGTCACCAAAGGTGGTGTCAGTCTCAAGGAAATCAATCCCAAAACTCTGGAAAGTAAGCTCGTTCCCGGCCTCCACTTTGCAGGCGAGGTACTGGATATCAATGCCCACACGGGTGGCTTTAACATCACTTCTGCCCTCTGTACCGGCTGGGTGGCAGGCTCCAATCCAATAAATACCAAGTAA
- a CDS encoding nicotinate phosphoribosyltransferase, translating into MYPDDSLTLHTDLYQINMMQVYFDQGIHNKKAVFEVYFRQQPFNNGYAVFAGLERIVHYLKDLRFSDSDIDYLESLGYHGAFLDYLRNFQLELTVRSAQEGDLVFANEPIVQVEGPLAQCQLVETALLNIVNYQTLVATKAARIRSVIEDEPLMEFGTRRAQEMDAAIWGTRAAVIGGANGTSNVRAGKLFDIPVLGTHAHALVQVYGNDYEAFKAYAATHRDCVFLVDTYDTLRIGVPAAIQVARELGDQINFMGVRIDSGDIAYISKKVRQQLDEAGYPDAKIYASNDLDENTILNLKMQHAKIDVWGVGTKLITAYDQPALGAVYKIVAIEDETGKMRNTIKLSSNAEKVSTPGKKQVWRITSREKGKSEGDYITYDGVDVASMTEIKMFHPTYTYIKKTVRNFDAVPLLVDIFKAGKLVYDLPSLTDIQAYARKEFDKLWDEYKRVLNPQHYPVDLARDIWQDKMDLIDKMRKEALGEGEEE; encoded by the coding sequence ATGTATCCAGATGATAGTTTGACATTGCACACGGACTTGTACCAGATTAATATGATGCAAGTTTACTTTGACCAAGGGATTCACAATAAGAAGGCGGTCTTTGAAGTTTACTTCCGCCAGCAACCATTTAACAACGGTTATGCGGTTTTTGCTGGTTTGGAAAGAATTGTACATTATCTTAAAGACTTACGCTTTTCAGATAGTGATATTGACTACTTGGAGTCGCTAGGCTATCATGGAGCATTCTTGGATTACCTTCGCAATTTCCAGTTGGAGTTGACCGTTCGTTCTGCCCAAGAAGGGGATTTGGTCTTTGCTAATGAACCGATTGTGCAGGTGGAAGGCCCTCTAGCCCAATGTCAGTTGGTCGAAACGGCTCTTTTGAATATCGTCAACTACCAGACCTTGGTGGCTACTAAGGCAGCTCGTATTCGTTCGGTTATTGAAGATGAACCTTTGATGGAGTTTGGGACACGTCGTGCGCAAGAAATGGATGCGGCTATCTGGGGAACACGCGCAGCCGTGATTGGTGGCGCCAATGGAACCAGCAACGTGCGTGCTGGTAAACTCTTTGATATTCCTGTCTTGGGGACTCATGCCCATGCCTTGGTACAAGTTTATGGAAACGACTATGAAGCCTTCAAGGCTTATGCGGCGACCCATCGTGACTGTGTCTTTCTAGTAGATACTTATGACACGTTGCGAATCGGTGTGCCAGCTGCCATTCAGGTGGCGCGTGAGCTGGGTGATCAGATTAACTTTATGGGTGTGCGGATCGACTCTGGGGACATTGCCTACATTTCCAAGAAAGTCCGTCAACAGTTAGATGAGGCTGGATATCCAGATGCCAAAATTTACGCTTCTAATGACCTCGATGAAAATACCATCCTTAACCTCAAAATGCAACACGCTAAGATTGACGTTTGGGGAGTAGGTACCAAGCTGATTACGGCCTATGATCAGCCTGCTCTTGGAGCGGTTTATAAGATTGTAGCTATCGAAGATGAAACTGGTAAGATGCGCAATACCATAAAGCTTTCAAGCAATGCTGAAAAAGTATCGACACCAGGTAAGAAGCAGGTATGGCGCATTACCAGTCGTGAAAAAGGCAAGTCAGAAGGTGACTACATCACCTATGACGGTGTGGATGTTGCCAGCATGACTGAAATCAAAATGTTCCATCCGACCTATACTTACATTAAGAAGACCGTTCGAAACTTTGATGCCGTTCCTCTCTTGGTGGATATCTTCAAAGCAGGGAAATTAGTTTATGACTTGCCTAGTTTGACTGACATTCAGGCCTATGCCCGTAAGGAATTTGACAAGCTTTGGGATGAGTATAAACGGGTACTCAATCCACAGCACTATCCAGTAGATTTGGCGCGTGATATTTGGCAAGATAAGATGGACTTGATTGACAAGATGCGCAAGGAAGCTCTTGGCGAAGGAGAAGAAGAATGA
- the upp gene encoding uracil phosphoribosyltransferase — protein sequence MGKIEVINHPLIQHKLSILRRTDTSTKAFRELVDEIAMLMGYEVLRDLPLEDVEIETPITKTVQKQLAGKKLAIVPILRAGIGMVDGLLSLVPAAKVGHIGMYRDEETLQPVEYLVKLPEDIDQRQIFVVDPMLATGGSAILAVDSLKKRGASNIKFVCLVAAPEGVKALQAAHPDVEIFTAALDEHLNEHGYIVPGLGDAGDRLFGTK from the coding sequence ATGGGAAAAATTGAAGTCATTAATCATCCACTCATTCAACATAAATTGTCAATCTTGCGTCGTACAGATACTTCTACAAAAGCTTTTCGTGAACTAGTAGACGAGATTGCAATGTTGATGGGATATGAAGTACTTCGTGATCTTCCACTTGAAGACGTGGAAATCGAAACACCTATCACAAAGACCGTTCAAAAACAATTGGCTGGTAAAAAATTGGCGATTGTCCCAATCTTGCGTGCAGGTATCGGGATGGTAGATGGACTCTTGAGCTTGGTTCCAGCAGCAAAAGTTGGGCACATTGGTATGTACCGTGATGAAGAAACCCTTCAACCAGTTGAATACTTGGTGAAATTGCCTGAGGACATTGACCAACGTCAAATCTTTGTCGTTGATCCAATGTTGGCAACAGGTGGATCAGCTATCTTGGCTGTTGACTCGCTTAAAAAACGTGGCGCATCAAATATCAAGTTTGTCTGCCTAGTAGCTGCTCCAGAAGGAGTGAAAGCTCTTCAAGCAGCTCACCCAGATGTCGAAATCTTTACAGCAGCTCTGGACGAACACTTGAATGAACATGGCTATATTGTTCCAGGTCTCGGAGATGCTGGAGACCGCTTGTTCGGTACGAAATAA
- a CDS encoding TetR/AcrR family transcriptional regulator, producing MSERKISEKSLENLRKSNQESNFLTREAIETALLQLLEKKDLAKISISELVKRAGVSRAAFYRNYDSKEEILESVFKRSVHNIMEQLSHYDVKTDLYLVWVHLFRAAKKEAKVIQLALDYHLEKIFVQAMQEFLEKYHGKSKGVSSYLHSFWSSAIVSVLLKWIKDGMKVPAEKIADLRLPFFKK from the coding sequence ATGTCTGAACGTAAAATATCTGAAAAATCTCTTGAAAATCTCAGAAAATCAAATCAAGAATCCAATTTTTTGACCAGAGAAGCGATCGAGACGGCGCTTTTGCAACTTCTAGAGAAAAAAGACTTGGCTAAGATTAGTATCTCAGAGTTGGTCAAGCGGGCGGGTGTCTCACGCGCTGCCTTTTATCGTAACTATGACTCCAAAGAAGAGATTTTGGAAAGCGTCTTTAAACGCAGTGTTCATAATATCATGGAACAGTTGAGCCACTACGATGTCAAAACAGACCTTTATCTGGTCTGGGTTCACCTTTTCCGCGCAGCAAAGAAAGAAGCCAAGGTTATTCAACTTGCTCTGGACTACCATTTGGAAAAGATTTTTGTCCAAGCCATGCAGGAATTTCTAGAAAAATACCACGGAAAGTCAAAAGGCGTTAGCAGCTACCTTCATTCGTTTTGGAGCTCTGCCATCGTATCGGTTCTGCTTAAATGGATCAAGGATGGCATGAAGGTTCCAGCTGAAAAGATTGCCGATTTACGCTTGCCATTTTTCAAAAAATAA
- the clpP gene encoding ATP-dependent Clp protease proteolytic subunit ClpP, with the protein MIPVVIEQTSRGERSYDIYSRLLKDRIIMLTGPVEDNMANSVIAQLLFLDAQDSTKDIYLYVNTPGGSVSAGLAIVDTMNFIKADVQTIVMGMAASMGTVIASSGAKGKRFMLPNAEYMIHQPMGGTGGGTQQTDMAIAAEHLLKTRKTLEQILADNSGKSVEQIHADAERDYWMSAQETLEYGFIDEIMANNSLS; encoded by the coding sequence ATGATTCCTGTAGTTATTGAACAAACAAGCCGTGGAGAACGTTCCTATGACATTTACTCTCGTCTTCTGAAAGACCGCATCATCATGCTAACTGGGCCAGTCGAAGATAATATGGCCAACTCAGTTATTGCCCAATTACTCTTCTTGGATGCCCAAGACAGCACAAAAGATATTTACCTTTATGTCAACACACCTGGAGGTTCTGTTTCGGCTGGTTTGGCAATTGTTGATACCATGAACTTTATCAAGGCTGATGTCCAAACAATCGTTATGGGGATGGCTGCATCTATGGGGACTGTTATTGCATCAAGTGGTGCAAAAGGCAAACGCTTCATGCTTCCAAATGCAGAGTACATGATTCACCAACCAATGGGTGGTACAGGTGGTGGTACCCAACAGACAGATATGGCAATCGCTGCAGAGCACTTGCTTAAAACTCGTAAGACTTTGGAGCAAATCCTTGCAGATAACTCAGGTAAATCAGTTGAGCAAATTCACGCGGATGCTGAACGTGATTACTGGATGAGTGCCCAAGAAACGCTCGAATATGGCTTTATTGATGAAATCATGGCCAATAATTCTTTAAGCTAA
- a CDS encoding deoxycytidylate deaminase, whose translation MTEKRLAWDEYFAAQALLIANRSTCKRAKVGAVLVKDNKVISTGYNGSVSGTEHCIDHDCLVIEGHCVRTLHAEVNAILQGAERGVPRGFTAYVTHFPCLNCTKQLLQVGCKRVVYINQYRMDDYAQYLYQEKGTELTHLPLETVQTALQEADLI comes from the coding sequence ATGACAGAAAAAAGACTGGCTTGGGATGAGTACTTTGCAGCCCAGGCTTTACTGATTGCCAATCGTTCAACCTGTAAACGTGCTAAAGTGGGAGCTGTCCTAGTTAAGGACAATAAGGTCATTTCAACAGGCTACAATGGTTCCGTATCAGGAACGGAGCACTGTATTGATCACGACTGTTTAGTCATTGAAGGTCATTGTGTCCGAACACTTCACGCCGAGGTCAATGCCATCTTGCAAGGAGCTGAACGAGGGGTTCCCAGAGGTTTTACAGCCTATGTGACCCATTTCCCTTGTCTGAACTGCACCAAACAACTGCTACAAGTTGGTTGCAAACGTGTAGTCTATATCAACCAGTACCGAATGGATGACTATGCTCAGTACCTTTATCAAGAAAAAGGCACTGAGTTGACCCATTTACCATTAGAGACTGTTCAGACAGCTCTCCAAGAGGCAGATTTGATTTAA
- a CDS encoding DegV family protein, which yields MTWKIVADSGCDYRQLVTPAIDTEFVSVPLTIQVADQVFIDDANLNIDHMMETMYATSEASKSACPSPDDYLRAFEGAKHIFVVTITGTLSGSHNSAQLAKNIYLEEHPDTQIHVIDSLSAGGEVDLLVEKLNDLIDQGLSHEEVVEAITAYQEKTKLLFVLAKVDNLVKNGRLSKLIGTVVGLLNIRMVGEASETGTLELLQKARGAKKSLQAAYEELIKAGYDGGRIVMAHRSNERFCQQLSDRLLETFPQANIKIVPTSGLCSFYAEDGGLLMGYEIN from the coding sequence ATGACTTGGAAGATTGTGGCTGACTCGGGTTGTGATTATCGTCAATTGGTAACTCCCGCTATTGATACTGAATTTGTTAGTGTTCCTTTAACCATTCAAGTAGCTGATCAGGTCTTTATCGATGATGCCAATCTTAACATTGACCACATGATGGAAACCATGTATGCGACTTCTGAGGCTTCAAAATCAGCTTGTCCTAGCCCTGATGATTACTTGCGTGCATTTGAAGGTGCTAAGCATATCTTTGTCGTTACTATCACTGGTACCCTTTCTGGTAGCCATAATAGTGCACAGCTCGCTAAAAATATTTACCTCGAAGAACACCCTGACACTCAGATTCATGTGATTGATAGTTTATCTGCAGGTGGGGAAGTTGACTTGCTCGTAGAAAAATTAAACGACTTGATTGACCAAGGACTTTCTCATGAGGAAGTTGTTGAAGCTATTACAGCCTACCAAGAAAAAACGAAGTTGCTTTTTGTCCTTGCTAAGGTAGATAACTTGGTAAAAAATGGTCGTTTGAGCAAGCTTATCGGTACGGTCGTTGGCCTTCTCAACATCCGTATGGTTGGGGAAGCAAGTGAAACTGGAACCCTAGAGCTTCTTCAAAAAGCTCGTGGTGCTAAAAAGTCCCTTCAAGCAGCCTATGAAGAACTCATCAAGGCTGGCTATGATGGTGGTCGTATCGTCATGGCTCATCGCAGCAATGAAAGATTCTGTCAGCAATTATCAGACCGCTTGCTGGAAACATTCCCACAAGCCAATATCAAAATCGTTCCAACATCTGGCCTCTGTAGTTTTTATGCAGAAGATGGCGGTTTGTTGATGGGGTATGAAATCAACTAA
- the nadE gene encoding ammonia-dependent NAD(+) synthetase encodes MSLQETIIQQLGVKPVIDAQEEIRRSIDFLKRYLKKHPFLKTFVLGISGGQDSTLAGRLAQLAMEEMRAETGDDSYQFIAVRLPYGVQADEADAQKALAFIQPDVSLVVNIKESADAMTAAVEAAGSPVSDFNKGNIKARSRMIAQYALAGAHSGAVIGTDHAAENITGFFTKFGDGGADILPLYRLNKRQGKQLLKELGADPALYEKIPTADLEEEKPGIADEVALGVTYNEIDDYLEGKTISPEAQATIENWWHKGQHKRHLPITVFDDFWE; translated from the coding sequence ATGAGTTTGCAAGAAACCATTATCCAGCAACTAGGGGTTAAACCAGTGATTGACGCCCAGGAGGAAATTCGTCGTTCGATTGATTTCTTAAAGAGATACTTGAAAAAACACCCCTTCCTCAAAACCTTTGTACTAGGGATTTCTGGAGGACAAGACTCAACCTTGGCAGGGCGCTTGGCGCAATTAGCGATGGAAGAAATGCGAGCTGAGACAGGAGATGACAGCTACCAATTTATCGCTGTCCGTCTACCATATGGCGTGCAAGCTGATGAAGCAGATGCTCAAAAAGCTCTTGCTTTCATCCAACCAGATGTCAGCTTGGTTGTGAATATCAAGGAATCAGCTGATGCCATGACAGCTGCAGTTGAAGCGGCAGGAAGTCCTGTTTCAGACTTTAACAAGGGCAATATTAAAGCTCGTAGTCGTATGATTGCCCAATATGCTCTTGCGGGTGCCCATAGCGGAGCGGTCATTGGAACAGACCATGCTGCGGAAAATATCACAGGCTTTTTTACCAAGTTTGGTGACGGTGGTGCAGACATTCTCCCTCTTTACCGCCTCAATAAACGCCAAGGAAAACAACTTTTGAAGGAACTTGGTGCAGACCCAGCACTTTATGAAAAAATCCCAACAGCAGATTTGGAAGAAGAAAAACCAGGTATTGCAGACGAAGTCGCACTTGGAGTCACTTACAATGAAATTGATGATTACCTAGAAGGCAAAACAATCAGCCCAGAAGCCCAAGCGACTATTGAAAACTGGTGGCACAAAGGCCAACATAAACGCCACCTACCCATCACCGTATTTGATGACTTTTGGGAGTGA
- a CDS encoding ABC transporter substrate-binding protein codes for MKKKFALSFVALASVALLAACGEVKSGASNTTGNPVDEKTIKIGFNFEETGAVAAYGTSEQKGAQLAVDEINAAGGIDGKQIEVVDKDNKSETAEAASVTTNLVTQSKVAAIVGPATSGATAAAVANATQAGVPLISPSATQDGLTKGQEYLFIGTFQDSFQGKIISNYVTNKLNAKKVVLYTDNASDYAKGIAKSFREAYKGEIVADETFVAGDTDFQAALTKMKGKEFDAIVVPGYYTEAGKIVNQARGMGIDKPIVGGDGFNGEEFVQQATAERASNIYFISGFSTTVDVSAKAKSFLEAYRAKYNEEPSTFSALAYDSVYLVANAAKGAKNSGEIKDNLAKTKDFDGVTGQTSFDADHNTVKTAYMMTMNNGKVEAAEVVKP; via the coding sequence ATGAAGAAAAAATTTGCCCTATCTTTTGTGGCTCTTGCTAGCGTAGCTCTTCTCGCTGCCTGTGGAGAGGTCAAGTCAGGAGCGTCAAATACAACTGGTAACCCAGTAGACGAAAAGACTATCAAAATCGGTTTTAACTTTGAAGAAACAGGTGCTGTAGCTGCCTATGGTACTTCTGAACAAAAAGGTGCTCAACTTGCTGTTGATGAAATCAATGCTGCAGGTGGTATCGATGGAAAACAAATCGAAGTTGTGGATAAAGATAACAAATCTGAAACTGCTGAGGCTGCCTCTGTTACAACTAACCTAGTAACACAATCAAAAGTTGCAGCAATCGTAGGACCTGCGACATCTGGTGCAACTGCTGCGGCTGTAGCTAATGCTACTCAAGCAGGGGTTCCATTGATTTCACCAAGTGCGACTCAAGATGGTTTAACTAAAGGTCAAGAATACCTATTCATCGGAACATTCCAAGATAGCTTCCAAGGGAAGATCATTTCAAACTATGTGACAAACAAATTGAATGCTAAGAAGGTTGTTCTTTATACGGACAATGCTAGTGACTATGCTAAAGGTATTGCTAAATCTTTCCGCGAAGCCTACAAGGGTGAGATTGTAGCAGATGAAACTTTTGTAGCAGGTGATACAGACTTCCAAGCAGCCCTTACTAAAATGAAAGGGAAAGAGTTTGACGCTATCGTTGTTCCAGGTTACTACACAGAAGCAGGTAAAATCGTAAACCAAGCGCGTGGTATGGGAATCGATAAACCAATCGTTGGTGGTGATGGATTTAACGGTGAAGAATTTGTTCAACAAGCAACTGCTGAAAGAGCATCAAACATTTACTTTATCTCTGGATTCTCAACTACAGTTGATGTTTCTGCAAAAGCTAAATCTTTCCTTGAAGCATACCGTGCTAAATACAATGAAGAACCTTCAACATTCTCAGCTTTGGCCTATGACTCAGTTTATCTAGTAGCCAATGCTGCAAAAGGCGCTAAGAACTCAGGTGAAATCAAGGACAACCTTGCTAAAACCAAAGACTTTGATGGTGTGACTGGTCAAACGAGCTTTGATGCAGATCACAACACAGTGAAAACGGCTTACATGATGACCATGAACAATGGTAAAGTGGAAGCAGCAGAAGTTGTAAAACCATAA
- a CDS encoding YlbG family protein, with the protein MFEKTNRSGLIIYLYYNRDAKKLQEYGDICYHSKKHRYLQLYVPTEELDDLVERLGKERFIKKIRRCHIQELETPFVGNLYRTEENVII; encoded by the coding sequence ATGTTTGAAAAAACAAATCGATCAGGATTAATCATCTATCTTTACTATAATCGAGATGCAAAAAAACTTCAGGAATACGGTGACATCTGTTACCATTCTAAGAAGCATCGTTACTTGCAGCTCTATGTTCCAACTGAGGAGCTAGATGACTTAGTTGAGAGATTAGGTAAGGAAAGATTTATCAAAAAAATAAGACGTTGCCACATTCAAGAGTTAGAAACTCCCTTTGTTGGCAATCTCTATCGCACTGAGGAAAACGTTATCATTTAA